The following are encoded together in the Microtus pennsylvanicus isolate mMicPen1 chromosome 8, mMicPen1.hap1, whole genome shotgun sequence genome:
- the Galnt8 gene encoding putative polypeptide N-acetylgalactosaminyltransferase 8, whose amino-acid sequence MRFWRRSCSKVFCAVIILVAANILLVFYTTGTIHHLIMDSLHKEGPVVVQRPLNLEKNVHHSRESLKLSMQQQGHVGWGDAEFHQGWKALKVRLAPKRFSLPSIFQQWGKGLSEAQQKEARYLFLEFGYNVFLSNRLPYNRSIPDTRHSRCLQKTYPAQLPSLSIILIFMDEALSVIQRAVTSIINRTPPQLLKEIILVDDFSSHGELKTQLDEMIKLYNGNYPLLLKLIRHTKRRGLAQARNTGLEAATADVVAILDAHIEVNVGWVEPILSRIQEDHTVVVSPVFDNINFNTFELEKYELAADGFDWKLWCQYDPIPQAWIDVGDVTAPMTSPSIMGIMAANRIFLLEIGALDGGMLGYGGENVELSLRVWQCGGKIEILPCSRVAHLERSHKPYALDPAIPLRRNALRVAETWMDKHKYMVYLAWNTPLENSGIDYGDISSRKALREKLKCKTFDWYLKTIYPLLTPMPDIVCYGRMKNSLDDSICLNRGPVPDNSLQMKPCRESSAQNVYYLLSGEFYVGELIAKKDVHEQYCLMDSGLGEDPTLELCLEAAKRGQHIYWDFQQGKPIRNRNTARCLEIRKDPSGPYRLALVNCTQQIWKIQHIGRNWGHY is encoded by the exons ATGAGGTTCTGGAGGAGGAGCTGCTCCAAGGTGTTCTGTGCTGTGATCATTCTGGTAGCAGCCAACATTCTGCTGGTGTTTTACACCACGGGGACCATACACCATTTGATTATGGACAGCCTTCACAAGGAGGGGCCTGTGGTGGTCCAGAGACCCTTGAACCTGGAGAAGAATGTGCACCACTCAA GAGAAAGTCTGAAGCTGAGTATGCAGCAACAAGGTCACGTGGGATGGGGAGACGCTGAATTCCACCAAGGTTGGAAGGCACTGAAAGTCAGGTTGGCGCCCAAGAGGTTCTCCCTGCCCTCAATCTTCCAGCAATGGGGGAAGGGACTCTCGGAGGCTCAGCAGAAAGAGGCGCGGTACTTGTTCCTGGAGTTCGGCTACAACGTGTTCCTCAGCAACCGGCTGCCTTATAACCGAAGCATCCCTGACACCCGCCACTCCAG GTGTCTTCAGAAGACATACCCTGCCCAGCTCCCATCCCTCAGCATCATCCTCATATTCATGGATGAAGCTCTGTCCGTCATCCAGAGGGCTGTCACCAGCATCATCAACCGGACCCCTcctcagctgctgaaggagatCATCTTGGTGGATGACTTTAGCTCCCACG GAGAACTGAAGACACAACTGGATGAGATGATTAAGCTTTACAACGGGAATTATCCACTCCTACTGAAACTCATACGGCACACAAAGAGACGAGGTCTTGCGCAAGCCCGCAACACGGGTCTGGAAGCTGCTACCGCGGATGTGGTTGCCATTTTGGATGCTCACATTGAAGTGAACGTTGGATG GGTTGAGCCCATTTTGTCTCGGATTCAGGAAGACCACACTGTGGTTGTGTCTCCCGTGTTTGACAATATTAATTTCAATACATTTGAGCTGGAAAAGTACGAACTGGCAGCAGATGGGTTTGACTGGAAGCTGTGGTGCCAGTATGATCCCATACCACAAGCCTGGATTGATGTGGGTGATGTCACTGCTCCAATGAC AAGTCCATCCATCATGGGCATCATGGCCGCCAACAGGATCTTCTTGCTGGAGATCGGGGCTCTGGATGGCGGGATGCTGGGCTACGGAGGAGAGAATGTGGAGCTTAGCCTGAGG GTGTGGCAGTGTGGAGGGAAGATCGAGATCTTACCCTGCTCCCGGGTTGCGCACCTGGAGAGATCCCACAAGCCCTATGCCTTGGACCCAGCGATTCCCCTGCGGCGGAACGCTCTGCGGGTGGCTGAAACCTGGATGGACAAACACAAATACATGGTCTACTTGGCCTGGAACACTCCTCTCGAG AACTCTGGGATCGACTACGGAGACATTTCTTCCAGAAAGGCACTCCGGGAGAAATTGAAATGCAAAACCTTTGACTGGTACCTGAAAACTATCTACCCGCTCCTGACGCCGATGCCCGACATCGTCTGCTATGGAAGG ATGAAAAATTCATTGGATGACAGCATTTGCTTGAACAGAGGACCTGTTCCAGACAACTCCCTCCAAATGAAACCATGTCGTGAGTCCAGTGCACAG AATGTGTACTACCTCCTTTCTGGGGAATTCTATGTGGGGGAACTCATTGCAAAAAAAGACGTCCATGAACAGTACTGCCTGATGGACTCTGGCCTCGGGGAGGACCCCACATTGGAGCTGTGTTTGGAGGCAGCGAAAAGAGGACAGCACATCTATTGGGATTTTCAGCAG